One Sphingomonas sp. SUN039 genomic window carries:
- a CDS encoding queuosine precursor transporter, giving the protein MSTDAPPKHVSARDVGRDGFRYFDFVMAAFVAILLLSNVIGAAKPAQIWGFTFGAGILFFPLSYIIGDVLTEVYGYGRARRCVWAGFAAVLFMAFMSWVVVSLPPAPGWEGQAAYESVFGQVPRIVLASVAAFWAGEFVNAFVMAKMKIATQGRHLWMRTIGSTVFGQGVDSLIFYPLAFLGVWETSTVVSVMAVNWALKVLWEILLTPVTYAVVGFLKSREGVDVYDEGTDFTPFRAAV; this is encoded by the coding sequence ATGAGCACCGACGCCCCCCCGAAACATGTCAGCGCGCGCGATGTCGGCCGCGACGGCTTTCGCTATTTCGATTTCGTGATGGCGGCGTTCGTCGCGATCCTGCTGCTGTCGAACGTGATCGGGGCCGCGAAGCCGGCGCAGATCTGGGGATTCACTTTCGGTGCGGGGATTCTGTTTTTCCCCTTGAGCTACATCATCGGCGACGTGCTGACCGAGGTGTACGGCTACGGACGCGCGCGCCGGTGTGTCTGGGCGGGGTTTGCCGCTGTCCTGTTCATGGCGTTCATGTCATGGGTCGTGGTGTCGCTGCCGCCCGCACCCGGCTGGGAAGGGCAGGCGGCTTACGAGAGCGTATTCGGGCAGGTGCCGCGCATCGTCCTCGCCTCGGTCGCGGCGTTTTGGGCGGGCGAGTTCGTCAATGCGTTCGTCATGGCCAAGATGAAGATCGCGACGCAGGGCAGGCATTTGTGGATGCGGACGATCGGCTCGACGGTGTTCGGACAGGGGGTCGACAGCCTGATCTTCTACCCGCTGGCGTTTCTGGGCGTGTGGGAGACATCGACCGTCGTATCGGTGATGGCCGTCAACTGGGCGCTAAAAGTGCTCTGGGAAATCCTGCTGACGCCGGTCACCTATGCGGTGGTCGGCTTCCTGAAGTCCCGCGAGGGCGTGGACGTGTATGACGAGGGCACCGACTTCACGCCGTTCCGGGCGGCAGTTTAG
- the purQ gene encoding phosphoribosylformylglycinamidine synthase subunit PurQ: MTRSAVIVFPGSNCDRDLAVALEAVTGTAPAMVWHRETALPDGLDIIGVPGGFSYGDYLRSGAMAARSPIMQAVIAAAGEGRTVLGICNGFQVLTEAGLLPGALMRNAGIRFVGRDVRLTVANSQTAFTSGYANGETVTFPVAHHDGNYFADAATLDRLEGEGRVVFRYAEPVNGSARDIAGIVNVGGNVLGMMPHPERMIEAAHGGTDGRRLFEGLLELA, translated from the coding sequence GTGACCAGAAGCGCGGTCATCGTCTTTCCCGGGTCGAATTGCGACCGTGACCTGGCGGTCGCGCTGGAAGCAGTCACCGGAACAGCGCCCGCGATGGTGTGGCACCGAGAAACCGCCCTGCCCGACGGACTCGACATCATCGGCGTGCCCGGCGGATTTTCGTACGGCGACTATCTCCGCTCGGGCGCAATGGCGGCGCGGTCGCCGATCATGCAGGCGGTGATTGCGGCGGCGGGAGAAGGACGCACCGTACTCGGCATCTGCAACGGATTTCAGGTGCTGACCGAAGCGGGACTTCTGCCCGGCGCGCTGATGCGGAACGCGGGCATCCGCTTCGTCGGGCGCGATGTGCGGCTCACCGTCGCCAACAGCCAGACGGCCTTCACCAGCGGCTACGCCAATGGTGAGACCGTCACTTTCCCCGTCGCCCACCACGACGGCAATTACTTTGCCGACGCGGCCACGCTCGACCGGCTCGAAGGCGAAGGCCGCGTCGTGTTTCGCTACGCCGAGCCCGTCAACGGCAGCGCACGCGACATTGCGGGCATCGTCAACGTAGGCGGCAATGTGCTCGGCATGATGCCGCACCCCGAACGCATGATCGAAGCCGCGCACGGGGGCACCGACGGCCGGCGACTGTTCGAGGGATTGCTGGAGCTGGCCTAA
- the purS gene encoding phosphoribosylformylglycinamidine synthase subunit PurS → MKIRVIVTLKPGVLDPQGKAIHHALEGLGFTGIDDVRQGKLIELDVAETTSDADLDAMCSKLLANTVIENYRIER, encoded by the coding sequence ATGAAAATCCGTGTCATCGTCACGCTGAAACCCGGCGTCCTCGACCCGCAGGGCAAGGCCATCCACCATGCACTCGAAGGGCTGGGCTTCACCGGCATCGACGATGTCCGGCAGGGCAAGCTGATCGAACTCGACGTCGCCGAGACGACCAGCGACGCCGATCTGGATGCGATGTGCAGCAAGTTGCTCGCGAACACAGTCATCGAGAATTACCGGATCGAGCGGTGA
- a CDS encoding surface lipoprotein assembly modifier produces MRAALALPLAVLSLSGVPLAAAPLAETCANGTCQIQLTPDQLLGHASALVEQRRFEEARPFIAALRQAPSAGMEAHFLAGYVAVETGDTATAIKEFRASLAIDPKQTRVRLELARALMMQGKDGGAAYHFRLAAQDGALTPEIRATIQAQRGILRDRRPWHVSTEFGFAPDTNINSGTSAETVDLVVGNQTIPLTLDENARARSGLGQTASISAGWRFKIGERGAFLVDGDAQGVNYKGTANDDYTVQLAAGPEFRPSEETSISLQGLGLQRWYGGDRAVTQLGARLAVQHTIGDDQRVGLTLDARHSASGFQEAYSGWNFALYATYERVVARSLIASASLFARADRLNEEAYSSKEFGLSLGLGGELPHGINAGITGTASRATYGAPLAAFSDTPRADWRLSGRIYAGVRALRVMGFSPSVSYTYTLNASSLSLYESKRSRFAFNLARYF; encoded by the coding sequence GTGCGCGCAGCGCTCGCCCTTCCGCTCGCCGTCCTGTCCCTTTCCGGAGTTCCCCTAGCTGCCGCGCCGCTGGCCGAAACCTGCGCCAATGGCACCTGCCAGATTCAGCTGACCCCCGACCAGCTGCTGGGCCATGCCTCGGCGCTGGTCGAACAACGCCGCTTCGAAGAGGCGCGGCCCTTCATCGCCGCTTTGCGTCAGGCACCGTCGGCGGGAATGGAAGCGCATTTTCTGGCCGGATATGTCGCGGTCGAAACCGGCGATACCGCGACCGCGATCAAGGAATTCCGCGCCTCGCTCGCCATCGATCCGAAACAGACACGCGTCCGCCTCGAACTCGCGCGCGCGCTGATGATGCAGGGCAAGGACGGCGGGGCCGCCTATCATTTCCGCCTCGCCGCGCAGGACGGCGCGCTGACTCCCGAAATCCGTGCGACGATTCAGGCGCAGCGCGGCATTTTGCGCGACCGGCGTCCCTGGCACGTCTCGACCGAATTCGGCTTTGCGCCCGATACCAACATAAACAGCGGCACCAGTGCCGAGACCGTCGATCTCGTCGTCGGCAACCAGACGATTCCGCTGACCCTCGACGAAAATGCCCGTGCGCGTTCGGGCCTGGGGCAGACCGCCAGTATTTCGGCGGGTTGGCGCTTCAAGATCGGCGAGCGCGGCGCATTTCTGGTCGATGGCGACGCGCAGGGAGTGAACTACAAGGGCACCGCCAACGACGATTATACCGTCCAGCTGGCCGCCGGACCCGAATTCCGCCCGTCGGAGGAAACCTCCATCTCGCTGCAGGGGCTGGGGCTTCAGCGCTGGTACGGTGGCGACCGCGCCGTGACTCAACTGGGTGCACGCCTCGCCGTCCAGCATACGATCGGCGACGACCAGCGGGTCGGACTGACGCTCGATGCCCGCCATTCGGCCTCTGGCTTTCAGGAGGCCTATTCGGGCTGGAATTTCGCGCTTTATGCCACCTACGAGCGCGTCGTCGCGCGGTCGCTGATCGCCAGTGCCAGCCTGTTCGCACGCGCCGACCGGCTGAACGAGGAAGCCTATTCGAGCAAGGAATTCGGCCTGTCGCTGGGACTAGGCGGCGAACTGCCGCACGGGATCAACGCCGGGATTACCGGCACCGCGAGCCGCGCGACCTATGGCGCGCCGCTCGCCGCTTTCTCGGACACGCCGCGCGCCGACTGGCGGCTGTCTGGCCGCATCTACGCGGGCGTCCGTGCGCTCCGCGTCATGGGGTTTTCGCCCAGCGTCAGCTATACCTACACGCTCAACGCCTCGTCGCTGTCGCTCTATGAAAGCAAGCGGTCGCGCTTCGCGTTCAACCTCGCCCGCTATTTCTAG
- a CDS encoding transferrin-binding protein-like solute binding protein, with the protein MRNLAILLLTATSLTACSGGDTQSASGTAVSSGTSGTGTTAATDPYAEFVTPTAPRTYQGIGGTLVMDYNTDDRTVTNGASPFPGDDSQQGYAFGGYSSTVRSSKISLSYDPRDAIFTLVVKDVNNNNTDTRFQDPASRTDFAGARTPQWGVDDLSGYGGIGQNSNYAYLQAGDGDPRSLYLASGSGFVIYGDNNTPPRPGNSAVAASYQATNLFFERPGTNGTKYVSLAGFIRNAFSWQPQTLSTGKTIGQTIWHLERGAFAYGLQTDQNAVPKTGSGTYTGTMLATMVFNPTLDAGTGSYPNYFQWISGTSSTSVNFATGAVGLKLDGIVGRPIYDYQTSPQQSTIALGTTFTASGTATIDLVRTGGFIGQFQSARFGATTNGYSPIVNIAGSTIDGAFFGPAAEEVGGGFRIVGGNPDQRIDIVGAFKGKKP; encoded by the coding sequence ATGCGTAATCTCGCGATCCTGCTGCTGACTGCCACTTCGCTGACCGCGTGTAGCGGCGGCGACACCCAAAGCGCGAGCGGCACGGCCGTTTCGAGCGGCACCAGCGGGACCGGGACAACGGCGGCGACCGACCCCTATGCCGAATTCGTCACGCCGACCGCGCCGCGCACCTATCAGGGCATCGGCGGCACGCTGGTGATGGATTACAATACCGACGATCGCACGGTCACCAATGGTGCCAGCCCTTTCCCGGGCGACGATTCGCAACAGGGCTATGCCTTTGGCGGTTATTCCTCGACCGTCCGCAGCAGCAAGATTTCGCTGAGCTACGACCCGCGCGATGCAATCTTCACGCTGGTCGTCAAGGACGTGAACAACAACAACACCGACACCCGTTTCCAGGACCCCGCTTCGCGCACCGACTTTGCCGGGGCCCGCACGCCGCAATGGGGCGTCGACGATCTCAGCGGTTATGGCGGCATCGGGCAGAATTCGAACTATGCCTATCTTCAAGCAGGCGACGGCGACCCGCGTTCGCTGTACCTCGCCAGCGGCTCCGGCTTCGTCATCTATGGGGACAACAACACACCGCCGCGTCCCGGCAATTCGGCAGTGGCCGCAAGCTATCAGGCCACCAACCTGTTCTTCGAACGCCCCGGGACCAACGGGACAAAATACGTCTCGCTCGCGGGCTTCATCCGCAACGCGTTCAGTTGGCAGCCACAAACGCTCAGCACCGGAAAGACGATCGGTCAAACCATCTGGCACCTCGAACGTGGTGCCTTTGCTTATGGTCTGCAGACCGACCAGAATGCAGTGCCCAAGACCGGCAGCGGCACCTATACCGGCACGATGCTCGCAACGATGGTGTTCAATCCGACACTCGACGCCGGCACAGGCTCCTATCCTAATTACTTCCAGTGGATTTCGGGTACATCGTCGACGAGTGTCAATTTCGCGACCGGCGCAGTAGGTCTGAAACTCGACGGTATCGTCGGGCGTCCGATCTACGACTACCAGACCTCGCCGCAGCAGAGCACGATTGCGCTGGGGACAACCTTCACCGCATCCGGCACCGCGACCATCGACCTCGTCCGGACCGGCGGCTTCATCGGTCAATTCCAGTCGGCCCGCTTCGGTGCGACAACCAATGGCTATAGCCCGATCGTCAACATCGCAGGATCGACCATTGACGGCGCGTTCTTCGGCCCTGCGGCAGAGGAAGTCGGCGGCGGGTTCCGCATCGTCGGCGGCAACCCCGACCAGCGCATCGACATCGTCGGCGCGTTCAAGGGAAAGAAGCCCTAA
- the purC gene encoding phosphoribosylaminoimidazolesuccinocarboxamide synthase, whose amino-acid sequence MTRRRQIYEGKAKILYEGPEPGTLIQYFKDDATAFNAQKKGTINGKGVLNNRISEHIFTLLGTIGVPHHFMRRLNMREQLIRQVEIIPIEVVVRNVAAGSISTRLGIEEGTQLPRTIIEYYYKDDALGDPMITDEHIAAFGWASQDEMHDIADMAIRINDFMCGLFAGIGIKLVDFKLEFGRIWDNDYARVILADEISPDGCRLWDMATNEKLDKDRFRRDLGGEVEAYQEVARRLGLLPEGADNVVLDLDAQRKKRGR is encoded by the coding sequence ATGACCCGCCGCCGCCAGATCTACGAAGGCAAGGCCAAGATTTTGTACGAAGGGCCCGAGCCCGGCACGCTGATCCAGTATTTCAAGGACGATGCGACGGCGTTCAACGCCCAGAAAAAGGGGACGATCAACGGCAAGGGCGTGCTCAACAACCGGATTTCGGAGCATATCTTCACGCTGCTCGGTACCATCGGCGTGCCGCACCATTTCATGCGCCGCCTGAACATGCGCGAGCAACTGATCCGGCAAGTCGAGATCATCCCGATCGAAGTCGTCGTCCGCAATGTCGCGGCGGGCTCGATCTCGACGCGGCTCGGCATCGAGGAGGGGACGCAGCTGCCCCGCACCATCATCGAATATTATTACAAGGACGACGCGCTCGGCGATCCGATGATCACCGACGAACATATCGCCGCGTTCGGCTGGGCGTCGCAGGACGAGATGCACGACATCGCCGACATGGCGATCCGGATCAACGACTTCATGTGCGGGCTCTTCGCCGGGATCGGCATCAAGCTGGTCGATTTCAAGCTCGAGTTCGGGCGCATCTGGGACAATGACTACGCCCGCGTCATCCTCGCCGACGAGATCAGCCCCGACGGATGCCGCTTGTGGGACATGGCGACCAACGAAAAGCTCGACAAAGACCGTTTCCGCCGCGACCTGGGCGGTGAAGTCGAAGCCTATCAGGAAGTCGCGCGGCGGCTGGGTTTGCTGCCCGAGGGTGCCGATAATGTCGTGCTCGATCTGGATGCCCAGCGGAAGAAGCGGGGACGGTAG
- a CDS encoding phosphoribosyltransferase, which yields MTEKIYLTANDLLADSFRLGMQVVDSGFAPTHLVGIWRGGAPVGIAVQELLEYKGVPCDHIAVRTSSYSGIDRQDAEVRVFALGYLIDTLGPDDRLLVIDDVFDSGRSIAAFLRELAVRCRHNMPREVRIATVWYKPSRNRTALKPDFYVHATEEWLVFPHEIDGLSEAEIRAYKPEVAIILGEQAVDA from the coding sequence ATGACCGAAAAAATCTACCTTACCGCCAACGATCTTCTCGCCGACTCATTCCGTCTCGGCATGCAGGTGGTCGACAGCGGCTTTGCGCCGACGCACCTCGTGGGCATCTGGCGCGGCGGGGCGCCCGTCGGCATCGCAGTGCAGGAGCTGCTCGAATATAAGGGCGTGCCGTGCGACCATATCGCGGTGCGGACCTCGTCCTATTCGGGGATCGACCGGCAGGACGCCGAGGTCCGCGTGTTCGCGCTCGGCTATCTTATCGACACGCTGGGGCCGGACGACCGTTTGCTCGTCATCGACGACGTGTTCGACAGCGGGCGCAGCATTGCCGCGTTCCTGCGCGAGCTCGCGGTGCGCTGCCGCCACAATATGCCGCGCGAGGTGCGGATTGCGACGGTGTGGTACAAGCCGTCGCGCAACCGGACGGCGCTGAAGCCCGACTTTTACGTTCATGCGACCGAGGAGTGGCTGGTGTTCCCGCACGAAATCGACGGGTTGAGCGAAGCCGAAATCCGCGCGTACAAGCCCGAGGTGGCGATCATCCTGGGCGAACAGGCGGTGGACGCATGA
- a CDS encoding adenosine deaminase, producing MSNGFASAADRREFIAGLPKAELHLHIEGSLEPELMFALAERNGVAIPFSSVEEVRAAYAFSNLQDFLDIYYQGMAVLLTENDFYDLTMAYLARVHADAVRHVEIFFDPQGHTERGVAFATVIGGITRALDAAQAQWGMSSRLIMCFLRHLSEAEAEATLDQALPHLERIHGVGLDSSENGHPPAKFARVFARARSLGLKLVAHAGEEGPPAYVYEALDVLGVDRIDHGNRSLEDPALVARLAASGMTLTVCPLSNLKLCVVDDLHAHPLKTMLDAGLAATVNSDDPAYFGGYVNANFIGVADALDLSREELLALARNSFTGSFLPDNEQGAHLAAIDAWNRAHP from the coding sequence ATGAGCAACGGGTTCGCCAGTGCCGCAGACCGTCGCGAATTTATCGCCGGACTGCCCAAGGCCGAATTGCATTTGCATATCGAGGGGTCGCTCGAACCAGAGTTGATGTTCGCGCTCGCCGAACGCAACGGGGTCGCGATCCCCTTCTCGAGCGTCGAGGAAGTCCGCGCCGCTTATGCCTTTTCCAACCTGCAGGATTTTCTCGACATCTATTATCAGGGGATGGCCGTCCTGTTGACCGAGAATGATTTCTACGACCTGACCATGGCCTATCTCGCGCGCGTCCACGCCGATGCGGTGCGCCATGTCGAAATCTTTTTCGATCCGCAGGGGCATACCGAACGCGGTGTCGCGTTCGCGACGGTGATTGGCGGCATCACCCGCGCGCTCGACGCGGCGCAGGCGCAATGGGGCATGTCCTCGCGCCTCATCATGTGCTTCCTGCGCCATCTGAGCGAAGCAGAGGCAGAGGCAACGCTCGATCAGGCCCTGCCGCATCTCGAACGCATCCACGGCGTGGGTCTGGACTCGTCGGAAAACGGCCACCCGCCCGCCAAATTCGCGCGCGTCTTCGCCCGCGCCCGTTCGCTGGGCCTGAAACTCGTAGCGCATGCGGGCGAGGAGGGGCCGCCGGCTTATGTTTACGAGGCACTCGACGTGCTCGGCGTGGACCGCATCGATCATGGCAACCGCTCGCTCGAAGACCCGGCGCTGGTCGCGCGGCTGGCGGCCTCGGGGATGACGCTGACCGTCTGCCCGCTGTCGAACCTGAAACTGTGCGTGGTCGACGACCTGCACGCGCATCCTCTAAAGACGATGCTGGATGCAGGATTGGCGGCGACGGTCAATTCGGACGACCCGGCGTATTTCGGGGGCTATGTGAACGCGAATTTCATCGGCGTCGCCGACGCGCTCGACCTGTCGCGCGAAGAACTGCTCGCGCTCGCGCGTAACAGTTTTACGGGGTCGTTCTTGCCCGACAACGAGCAGGGCGCGCATCTCGCCGCTATCGATGCCTGGAACCGGGCACACCCGTGA
- a CDS encoding glutaminase — translation MTLDLQSIVDGIVSEAATAQDRGKVADYIPSLGCIDPAQFGIAIVTPDGSVHTGGDAAVPFSIQSVSKVFALTLALGKVGGDLWQRVGVEPSGSAFNSVVQLEAEKGIPRNPFINAGAIVVSDVVLGSGESRDAIGDILRFVRFVSGDGSVFIDSAVANSEADTGFRNVALANYMRAFGNMAHRVDDALKVYFHQCAIAMSCRQLAMAGRYLMMDGINPDTGRAVVTPVRARRILSLMLTCGHYDGSGEFAFRVGIPGKSGVGGGILAVVPGKASIAVWSPGLNARGNSKLGSEALERLAAATNWNVFTA, via the coding sequence GTGACCCTCGACTTGCAGTCAATCGTCGACGGGATCGTGTCGGAGGCTGCGACGGCGCAGGATCGCGGCAAGGTCGCCGACTATATCCCCTCGCTCGGGTGTATCGACCCCGCGCAGTTCGGTATTGCCATCGTCACGCCCGACGGCAGCGTCCATACCGGCGGCGATGCCGCAGTGCCGTTCTCGATCCAGTCGGTGTCGAAGGTGTTCGCGCTCACCCTCGCGTTGGGGAAGGTTGGCGGCGACTTGTGGCAGCGCGTGGGGGTCGAGCCGTCGGGATCGGCGTTCAATTCGGTTGTCCAGCTTGAGGCGGAAAAGGGCATTCCGCGCAATCCGTTCATCAACGCCGGGGCCATCGTGGTCAGCGATGTCGTGCTGGGCAGCGGCGAGTCGCGCGACGCCATCGGCGATATCCTGCGCTTCGTCCGCTTCGTCAGCGGCGACGGCAGCGTCTTCATCGACAGCGCGGTCGCCAATTCGGAGGCCGATACCGGTTTCAGGAACGTGGCCCTCGCCAACTACATGCGCGCCTTCGGCAACATGGCGCACCGCGTGGACGACGCGCTCAAAGTCTATTTCCACCAATGCGCCATCGCCATGTCGTGTCGCCAGCTCGCGATGGCCGGACGCTATCTGATGATGGACGGGATCAATCCCGATACCGGGCGCGCGGTCGTAACCCCGGTGCGCGCGCGGCGCATATTGTCGCTGATGCTGACCTGCGGCCATTACGACGGATCGGGCGAATTCGCTTTCCGCGTCGGCATCCCCGGCAAGTCGGGCGTCGGCGGCGGCATCCTTGCGGTGGTGCCGGGCAAGGCGAGCATTGCGGTATGGTCGCCCGGCCTCAACGCGCGCGGCAATTCGAAGCTCGGCAGCGAGGCGCTCGAACGCCTTGCCGCGGCGACGAACTGGAATGTGTTTACGGCGTAG